In Candidatus Poribacteria bacterium, the sequence CGATGTGGTGGGGCGCAAATGGTGGCCATGGGGATTTTCTCTGGACGCACTATCAGCCGGAGGAAGCGACCGCTTCGATTTTGGTCAATACCACCGAACAGTTGATCAGATTCGGATTTCGGATTATCGTGCTGCTCGCAGGACACTATCCTTGGCAAGGGATGCTGGACAAACATATTCCGCCGGTCCAACAGGCGCATCCCGACACCTTTTTTTTCTGGGGCACGGAAAGGTCAATCTGCGGAGAAGCCGTAAAACTCCCCGGCGATCATGCGGCGCGGGAGGAGACCTCCTACGGGCTCTGTTTATTCCCGGAGTTCATCGATATGACCGCCCTACATTCAGGGCGGGATACATCAGCTTGGCCCAAGGGTGAAGCTCCTCCGATTGAGAAGCGCCATCCCGGCGTGTGCTTTGATTCAAATGACCCGCTGTTTGGACAGATGGGGGCGGATGCACGGACCGCCTCTGCAGAGCGAGGAGAGGAAGGTATTTCGCGTCTGGTCGCTCATTTGTCGGATGTAATAAGCTCCTTAGATGAACAGTCGTAGGAGTGTAGTTGTGTGTCACTGATCGGAGACCGTCTTTTTCACGCGCTGGCCGCCTTCGATGGCGAGGAGAAACGCCTTCCCATCTTCCGACATCTCCGCCTTTTCGGGTGGCTTGCCTTCACGTTGTTGCTTTAACGCGGGATAAGCGGTGACAGTGGGTATTTCGTCAAGCTCTGTAAGCGGTGGGATACGGGACTCGGCAGTCTCAATGATGGGGGCAAGTCTTTCAAGTTTTTGCTTTTTATGTAACTCGTCCCGTTCTTTGAATTCGGGCATGACACGCAATGCGAGCAATTCTAGGGATTCGCAGATATCTTCGTGCCGATTGCGACCCGCCTGCTGGATAAAGACCACCTGATCAACTCCCATCTCCTCGTACTTCAGCAGATGCTCGCGGAGCTGATCTGGTGTGCCGATACCACCTCTCGCCTCATGCGGTGGCTCTGGCGCTGCCTGAAACGACTCCCAAACGTCCGTGTGGCCGGGGACATGGGATCCGCCGACGTAATAGTGTGAGAGTCCATGTGTGAAAAATCGTAAGCCATCGAGACCACGTTCGATCGCTGTTTCTTCATCCTCATGGCATGAAAAGCCACTCACCATTGCAACGCTCAGATTCACCGCCTGACCAATCGGCTGACACTCCTTCTCGGCAATCTCATAATACTCCTCGACCCAGAACTTCGCATCGTCTGGATGGACGAATGCAAACGTCAGGGCACCCATACCGTTCCGCGCTGCATATCGCATGGTATCGCGACTTGGACAGGCAACCCAGATAGGTGGGTGCGGCTTCTGAATCGGCTTTGGTAAAACATTACGGGGCGGCATCGAAAAATACTTCCCCTCAAAACCGGCGTAAGGCGTCTGCACCATCATCTTGGCGGTTTCGCGGGTGCACTCCTCCCACATCTCGCGCTTTAACTCTGGCTCAACTCTGAAACCGCCGAGTTCTATGTGTGAAGCGGATTCGCCGGTGCCCCATTCCACTCGTCCGTTGGAAACGAGATCTAGGGTCGCAATCCGCTCGGCGACACGGGCGGGGTGATTGTAGGCGGGCG encodes:
- a CDS encoding creatininase family protein, which encodes MQPIWRRYQELRPDELADCIKATPIAFWPLGLLEHHGWHLPVGYDGLKAERICLRIAEHTGGVILPTMWWGANGGHGDFLWTHYQPEEATASILVNTTEQLIRFGFRIIVLLAGHYPWQGMLDKHIPPVQQAHPDTFFFWGTERSICGEAVKLPGDHAAREETSYGLCLFPEFIDMTALHSGRDTSAWPKGEAPPIEKRHPGVCFDSNDPLFGQMGADARTASAERGEEGISRLVAHLSDVISSLDEQS
- a CDS encoding LLM class flavin-dependent oxidoreductase; protein product: MQFGIFYEHQIPRPWNDGDELKLFQDALDQVELADQLGYDYVWEVEHHFLEEYSHSSAPEVFLAACSQRTKQIRLGHGIVLMPPAYNHPARVAERIATLDLVSNGRVEWGTGESASHIELGGFRVEPELKREMWEECTRETAKMMVQTPYAGFEGKYFSMPPRNVLPKPIQKPHPPIWVACPSRDTMRYAARNGMGALTFAFVHPDDAKFWVEEYYEIAEKECQPIGQAVNLSVAMVSGFSCHEDEETAIERGLDGLRFFTHGLSHYYVGGSHVPGHTDVWESFQAAPEPPHEARGGIGTPDQLREHLLKYEEMGVDQVVFIQQAGRNRHEDICESLELLALRVMPEFKERDELHKKQKLERLAPIIETAESRIPPLTELDEIPTVTAYPALKQQREGKPPEKAEMSEDGKAFLLAIEGGQRVKKTVSDQ